In Blattabacterium cuenoti, the following proteins share a genomic window:
- a CDS encoding 4'-phosphopantetheinyl transferase family protein, whose amino-acid sequence MNFCTYKFHSFHTMIIVFRWEQFLETMFLRKLFLSDKEKVFFLSLSEKRKREFLSIRYVLRYIGIKMNIFYNEKRKPFLFPEGKHISLSHSFEKIAIAISSYHIGIDIEKLRKDKKIFKIKKKFIRDDESIFIHPNYEEDYLHIIWGIKESLYKLEGGIFYNFLDHYKVSPFCLKKDSCVSCWIIKNSYSKRFSAFYRKIEEHYLVYIIDIDNK is encoded by the coding sequence ATGAATTTCTGTACCTATAAGTTTCATTCTTTTCATACAATGATCATAGTTTTTAGATGGGAACAGTTTTTAGAGACTATGTTTTTAAGAAAACTTTTTCTTTCAGATAAAGAAAAAGTATTTTTTTTATCATTGTCAGAAAAACGAAAAAGAGAATTTTTAAGTATACGTTATGTTTTGAGGTATATAGGAATAAAAATGAATATTTTTTATAATGAAAAAAGAAAACCTTTTCTTTTTCCTGAAGGAAAACATATTTCTTTAAGTCATTCTTTTGAAAAGATAGCTATAGCTATAAGTTCTTATCATATAGGAATAGACATAGAAAAATTACGAAAAGACAAAAAAATATTTAAAATAAAGAAAAAATTTATTAGAGATGATGAATCTATTTTTATTCATCCAAATTATGAAGAAGATTATTTGCATATTATATGGGGAATCAAAGAAAGTTTATATAAACTAGAAGGAGGAATTTTTTATAATTTTTTAGATCATTATAAAGTTTCTCCTTTTTGCCTTAAAAAGGATTCTTGTGTGTCATGCTGGATTATAAAAAATTCCTATAGTAAACGGTTTTCTGCTTTCTATAGAAAAATAGAAGAACATTACTTAGTTTATATTATAGACATAGACAATAAATGA
- a CDS encoding Mrp/NBP35 family ATP-binding protein — MKKKIEKALKNVILIDNKNIIESGWVKKIDLLNNEIRIHLSLSNPAMHIKNKLIKDITHSIRNQNILDTIRIKTEIKSETKIKPVIKNIIAVASGKGGVGKSTIATNIAVSLVHMGFHVGLLDADIYGPSIPLMFNIENKSVSLQHKNGIINPITSYGVKILSIGFFSKYGEAIVWRGPMVTKVLRQFMHETNWGELDFLIVDLPPGTGDIHLSLLQEIPLKGVVIVSTSQKIALSDVNRSVGMFRIKSIYVPILGIIENMSYFPSPSKETKERYFFFGKNGVRDFSKKMNIFFLGEIPMLQKIREYSDLGIPVVLKNDKIRNIFIKITEHIINQLHE, encoded by the coding sequence ATGAAAAAGAAAATTGAAAAAGCGTTAAAAAATGTTATTCTTATTGATAATAAAAATATTATAGAATCTGGTTGGGTAAAAAAAATAGATTTATTAAATAATGAAATAAGAATTCATTTGAGTTTATCCAATCCTGCTATGCATATAAAAAACAAACTCATTAAAGATATTACCCATTCTATAAGAAATCAAAATATTTTAGATACAATACGTATAAAAACAGAAATAAAATCAGAGACAAAAATAAAACCTGTAATAAAAAATATAATAGCTGTAGCTTCTGGAAAAGGAGGTGTAGGAAAATCTACAATAGCAACAAATATTGCAGTATCTCTGGTTCATATGGGTTTTCATGTTGGATTATTAGATGCGGATATCTATGGCCCTTCTATTCCATTAATGTTTAATATTGAAAATAAATCTGTTAGTTTACAACATAAAAATGGAATTATAAATCCTATTACTAGTTATGGAGTAAAAATTCTATCTATAGGTTTTTTTTCAAAATATGGAGAGGCTATTGTTTGGAGAGGGCCCATGGTAACTAAAGTTTTGAGACAATTTATGCATGAAACTAATTGGGGGGAATTAGATTTTTTAATTGTGGATTTACCACCAGGAACAGGGGATATTCATTTATCTCTTTTGCAAGAGATTCCATTAAAAGGGGTTGTTATAGTAAGTACCTCTCAAAAGATAGCCTTGTCAGATGTAAATCGGTCTGTAGGAATGTTTCGTATTAAATCTATTTATGTTCCTATACTTGGAATTATAGAAAATATGTCTTATTTTCCTTCACCTTCAAAAGAAACTAAAGAAAGATATTTTTTTTTTGGAAAAAATGGAGTCAGAGATTTTTCAAAAAAAATGAATATTTTTTTTCTTGGAGAAATTCCTATGTTGCAAAAAATACGAGAATATTCGGATTTAGGAATACCTGTTGTTTTAAAAAACGATAAGATTAGAAACATATTTATAAAGATTACGGAACATATTATCAATCAATTGCATGAATAA
- a CDS encoding purine-nucleoside phosphorylase: MTMTLEKSKQYIQNKIKEKPDFGILLLGSQFDKLIEEIKNPICISYEEIPIFSKKNLYGKFYFGKIEEKNVVCLNEPFYEENRTNNFPIVLCKNIGIDKLILINISGGVNPNYKMGDVMLVKDHINFFPENPDIKEFIKNRFFEITEPYDKKMIEIAENIAMNHNIIIQKGVYVAYPYPNYKTCAEYAMIRSMGGDSVGMNIVTDVITARCMNLRVFAISVVMGLYEKLNSKKINFMNPFFYNYKETEKSMSLLILIVKEFIKLCL, from the coding sequence ATGACTATGACTTTAGAAAAATCAAAACAATACATACAAAACAAAATAAAAGAAAAACCTGATTTTGGAATTTTATTATTAGGAAGTCAATTTGATAAATTGATAGAGGAAATAAAAAATCCTATATGCATTTCTTATGAAGAAATCCCTATTTTTTCTAAAAAAAATTTGTATGGAAAATTTTATTTCGGTAAAATAGAAGAAAAGAATGTGGTTTGTTTAAACGAACCTTTTTATGAAGAAAATAGAACGAACAATTTCCCTATTGTATTGTGTAAAAATATAGGAATAGATAAATTAATATTGATTAATATTTCTGGTGGAGTCAATCCCAATTACAAAATGGGAGATGTGATGTTAGTTAAGGATCATATTAATTTTTTTCCAGAAAATCCTGATATAAAAGAGTTTATAAAAAATAGATTCTTTGAAATTACAGAACCATATGATAAAAAAATGATAGAAATTGCAGAAAATATCGCGATGAATCATAATATCATTATTCAAAAAGGAGTATATGTTGCTTATCCTTATCCTAATTATAAAACCTGTGCAGAATATGCTATGATACGATCTATGGGAGGGGATAGTGTAGGCATGAATATAGTAACAGATGTCATAACAGCCAGATGTATGAATTTACGAGTATTTGCTATATCCGTTGTTATGGGATTATATGAAAAACTTAATTCAAAAAAAATAAATTTTATGAATCCATTTTTTTATAATTATAAAGAAACAGAAAAATCTATGTCTCTCCTAATATTAATAGTAAAAGAATTTATAAAACTTTGTTTATAA
- the murB gene encoding UDP-N-acetylmuramate dehydrogenase, with protein sequence MFIKKHFSLKKFNTFGINVYARYFVEVKSIEEIQKIFDIYPYISKLFLGNGTNILFLKNYYPGLVMKVGMKGKKVVKENDYEVIVQAYAGENWNEFVNWTIKKGFSGLENLSFIPGTVGASPIQNIGAYGAEVKDTLIKVQAYEIDNRKIREFTREECQLKYRYSFFKHPHYKNKFLILSVFFLLRKKFQQLNTSYVEIKEELENMNIKIPTIQDLSQAIFNIRHRKLPNPKKIGNAGSFFINPIVGVLYFTKIKHQYPTITGYSISNQKVKLSANSLIENIGWKGKKIGNVGTYEKKPIILVNYGKATGMEIYSVSEKITKNIKKKFGIPLSIEVNVIQ encoded by the coding sequence ATGTTCATTAAAAAACACTTTTCTCTAAAAAAATTTAATACATTTGGAATAAATGTTTATGCTCGTTATTTTGTAGAAGTGAAAAGTATAGAAGAAATTCAAAAAATTTTTGATATATATCCATACATTTCAAAACTATTTTTAGGAAATGGAACCAATATTCTTTTTTTAAAAAATTATTACCCAGGATTAGTAATGAAAGTGGGAATGAAAGGAAAAAAAGTGGTAAAAGAAAATGATTATGAAGTCATTGTTCAAGCTTACGCTGGAGAAAACTGGAATGAATTTGTAAACTGGACGATCAAAAAAGGATTTAGTGGTTTAGAAAACCTATCATTTATTCCTGGTACAGTTGGAGCTTCTCCTATTCAAAACATTGGAGCATATGGAGCAGAAGTAAAAGATACTTTGATAAAAGTACAAGCATATGAAATAGATAATAGAAAAATAAGAGAATTTACACGTGAAGAATGTCAATTAAAATATCGTTATTCTTTCTTTAAGCATCCTCATTATAAAAATAAATTTCTTATTTTATCTGTTTTTTTTCTTTTAAGAAAGAAATTTCAACAATTAAATACATCTTATGTAGAAATTAAAGAAGAATTAGAAAATATGAATATTAAAATACCTACTATTCAAGATTTAAGTCAGGCAATTTTTAATATTAGACACAGGAAACTTCCAAATCCAAAAAAAATTGGAAATGCTGGTAGTTTTTTTATAAATCCTATAGTAGGGGTTTTGTATTTTACAAAAATCAAACATCAATATCCTACCATTACAGGTTATAGCATTTCTAATCAAAAAGTAAAACTATCTGCTAATTCATTAATTGAAAATATAGGATGGAAAGGAAAAAAAATTGGAAATGTAGGAACATATGAAAAAAAACCTATTATTTTAGTAAACTATGGAAAAGCTACTGGAATGGAGATATATTCTGTTTCAGAAAAAATAACGAAAAACATAAAAAAAAAATTTGGGATACCTTTATCTATAGAAGTAAATGTCATACAATAA
- a CDS encoding YtxH domain-containing protein gives MIKFIHQKYKIVIMKKGGSFFLGIILGTMAGLIMGIILTPRKEEKIKNILEKKTEELRDNLQEIGKKIGKKVHKIKSDFEAKWKKNKIEKMDQVEDELGT, from the coding sequence ATGATTAAATTTATCCATCAAAAATATAAAATTGTTATTATGAAAAAAGGAGGAAGTTTTTTTTTGGGAATTATTTTGGGGACCATGGCTGGGTTAATAATGGGAATCATACTAACTCCAAGAAAAGAGGAAAAAATCAAAAATATATTAGAAAAAAAAACAGAAGAGCTAAGAGATAATTTACAGGAAATTGGTAAAAAAATTGGAAAAAAAGTGCATAAAATTAAATCCGATTTTGAAGCTAAGTGGAAAAAAAATAAAATAGAGAAAATGGATCAAGTAGAAGATGAATTAGGAACTTAA
- the rlmB gene encoding 23S rRNA (guanosine(2251)-2'-O)-methyltransferase RlmB: MKKLEIVYGIHPLIEAIIAKKNIRKLFFQKGLRQVSNAYKKLINLSKEEHIPIQTVSKQKFYQLKNKNHQGVFAILSPIETYNIEDLLPVFYEKGKNPLLIILDRITDVRNFGSIIRTAACAGADAIIIPKKDTAMIGSDSIKTSSGALFKVPICKEKNILNTIEFLKNSGLKIVSATEKSDIHWYNIDFSGPTALILGNEEKGISSKYLKISYEKAKIPSIKGISSLNVSVACGVILYEIFRQRQSKSKTHF, from the coding sequence ATGAAAAAATTAGAAATTGTTTATGGAATACATCCATTGATCGAAGCAATTATAGCTAAAAAAAACATTAGAAAGCTTTTTTTTCAAAAAGGATTAAGGCAAGTATCAAATGCTTACAAAAAATTAATAAATCTTTCCAAAGAAGAGCATATTCCGATTCAAACCGTTTCAAAACAAAAATTTTATCAATTGAAAAATAAAAATCATCAAGGAGTTTTTGCTATACTTTCTCCCATAGAAACTTATAACATAGAAGATTTGCTTCCTGTATTTTATGAGAAAGGAAAAAATCCACTTTTGATCATTTTAGATAGAATTACAGATGTAAGAAATTTTGGATCTATAATACGGACCGCTGCATGCGCAGGAGCAGATGCTATCATTATTCCAAAAAAAGATACAGCTATGATTGGATCTGATTCTATCAAAACTTCTTCAGGTGCTTTATTCAAAGTTCCAATATGTAAAGAAAAAAACATATTAAACACAATAGAATTTTTGAAAAATTCTGGATTGAAAATTGTTTCTGCTACAGAAAAATCTGATATACATTGGTATAATATTGATTTTTCAGGACCAACGGCTTTAATACTAGGAAATGAAGAAAAAGGAATTTCTTCAAAGTATTTAAAAATTTCCTACGAAAAAGCAAAAATTCCATCAATAAAAGGAATTTCATCTTTAAACGTATCTGTAGCTTGTGGTGTTATTTTATATGAGATCTTCAGACAAAGACAATCTAAATCTAAAACTCACTTTTAA
- the pheS gene encoding phenylalanine--tRNA ligase subunit alpha, whose translation MDKKIDQIKKEIKCFHMKTYNDLEIFRIKFLGKKKGILTILFKELKEVSIQKRKIYGKIINELKKEVQNKIKIFYSKNEIHNNNEKILKFDPTIPGKSIEIGSRHPLSIIKNKIIDLFMKIGFTYVDGPEIEDDWHNFTALNIPIFHPSRDMQDTFFLCKNPDILLRTHTSSVQIRYMKKHSPPFRVLSIGKVYRNETISSRSNFMFHQAEGFYIDRKVSFSDLKQTIYYLINSLFGEAKIRFRPSYFPFTEPSAEVDIYCDSGWIEIMGCGMIDPQVLKNVNIDSELYSGFAFGLGIERLSLIIYQMKDIRIYFDNDIRFLKQFKSEF comes from the coding sequence ATGGATAAAAAAATAGATCAAATTAAAAAAGAAATCAAATGTTTTCATATGAAAACATATAATGATTTAGAAATATTCAGAATTAAATTTTTAGGAAAAAAAAAGGGAATTTTAACAATTTTATTTAAAGAATTAAAAGAAGTTTCTATTCAGAAAAGAAAAATTTATGGAAAAATTATTAATGAGTTAAAAAAAGAAGTTCAAAATAAAATAAAAATTTTTTATTCAAAAAATGAAATTCATAATAATAATGAGAAAATACTTAAATTCGATCCTACTATACCGGGAAAATCGATAGAAATTGGATCTAGACACCCCCTTTCTATTATAAAAAACAAAATAATAGATCTTTTTATGAAGATAGGATTTACTTATGTAGATGGACCAGAAATAGAGGATGATTGGCATAATTTCACTGCTTTAAACATTCCTATTTTTCATCCATCTAGAGATATGCAAGATACATTTTTTTTGTGCAAAAATCCAGATATTTTATTGCGCACACATACTTCTTCCGTGCAAATACGGTATATGAAGAAACATAGTCCGCCTTTTCGTGTCTTGTCTATAGGAAAAGTGTATAGAAACGAAACCATTTCATCACGTTCTAATTTCATGTTTCATCAAGCGGAAGGATTTTATATAGACAGAAAAGTCTCTTTTTCTGATTTGAAACAAACGATTTATTATTTGATCAATTCTCTTTTTGGAGAAGCAAAGATTAGATTTCGTCCTTCTTATTTTCCCTTTACAGAACCTAGTGCGGAAGTAGATATCTATTGTGATAGTGGATGGATAGAAATCATGGGTTGTGGTATGATAGACCCCCAAGTTTTGAAAAACGTAAATATTGATTCAGAACTTTATTCTGGATTTGCTTTTGGATTGGGAATTGAACGTTTATCTTTAATAATTTATCAAATGAAAGATATTAGAATTTATTTTGATAATGATATTCGTTTTTTAAAACAATTTAAAAGTGAGTTTTAG
- a CDS encoding CvpA family protein: protein MLDIIIIILILYGGYRGYKKGLISQLFIFMIFFILILKGFYIFNFFKEILSKYKEPNQLIIYSIIISFFSIIIIAFIIKKIIEFIMIITWMKPIDRLGGGILGMMKYFFYLSICILFLKEANKKIDLFPYNFLNNSFEKGFQFIFYQKGSLFNKLKELYFKFYEF from the coding sequence ATGTTAGATATAATTATTATAATTCTAATTTTATATGGAGGATATCGTGGATATAAAAAAGGTTTAATTTCTCAATTATTCATATTTATGATATTTTTTATTTTAATTTTAAAAGGTTTTTATATATTTAATTTTTTTAAAGAAATATTATCAAAATATAAAGAACCGAATCAATTGATAATTTATTCTATAATAATTTCGTTTTTTTCTATTATTATTATAGCTTTTATTATTAAAAAAATTATAGAATTCATAATGATTATCACATGGATGAAACCTATAGATAGATTGGGGGGGGGAATATTAGGCATGATGAAATATTTTTTTTATCTTTCAATATGTATTCTTTTCTTAAAAGAAGCAAATAAAAAAATAGACCTCTTTCCTTATAATTTTCTTAATAATTCCTTTGAAAAAGGATTTCAATTTATTTTCTATCAAAAAGGATCTTTATTCAATAAGTTGAAAGAATTATATTTCAAATTTTATGAATTTTAA
- a CDS encoding LuxE family acyl-protein synthetase/acyl-CoA reductase, with protein MNFKKKIFSILSKKEFYNLTWDIFRYQIKNNKIYKNYLQYLEVNPFEIKNISKIPFLPISFFKTHRILSSCNTTRTGDCYDIIFTSSGTTPGIRSQHYVKSLSVYIESIIKSFEFFYGSIEKFKFLGFFPTDRKDSSLIYMVKHLIQKTYQNGSHFVPFPYSSNNYNKDIHLIPNRNNKNIFIFGLSFFLLDFIEKYNYLIPFSFKKKEYQNKVIIMETGGMKGKRKEIIREELHNKLKNFFCVKDIHSEYGMTELLSQAYAKKNGIFQCPPWMKIYIRDPEDPFIHIDNNKIGGIDIIDLSNYLSCPFISTQDLGKKINENEFEVLGRMDFSDMRGCNIMTPHFLES; from the coding sequence ATGAATTTTAAAAAAAAAATTTTTTCTATATTATCAAAAAAAGAATTTTATAATTTAACATGGGATATATTCCGTTATCAAATTAAAAATAACAAAATTTATAAAAATTATCTTCAATACTTAGAGGTTAATCCATTTGAAATCAAAAATATTTCTAAAATTCCTTTTTTACCTATTTCTTTTTTTAAAACGCATCGTATTTTGAGTAGTTGTAATACAACAAGAACAGGGGATTGTTACGATATCATTTTTACTAGCAGCGGAACTACTCCTGGGATCAGGAGTCAACATTATGTGAAAAGTTTGAGTGTTTATATTGAAAGCATTATAAAAAGCTTTGAGTTTTTTTATGGTTCAATAGAAAAATTTAAGTTTTTAGGATTTTTTCCCACAGATCGAAAGGATTCTTCTTTAATTTATATGGTAAAGCATTTGATACAAAAAACTTATCAAAATGGGAGTCATTTTGTTCCTTTTCCTTATTCCTCTAATAATTATAATAAAGATATCCATCTTATTCCTAATCGAAATAATAAAAATATTTTCATTTTTGGACTTAGTTTTTTTTTATTGGATTTTATAGAAAAATATAATTATCTGATTCCTTTTTCTTTTAAAAAGAAGGAATATCAAAACAAAGTCATAATTATGGAAACAGGAGGAATGAAGGGAAAGAGAAAAGAAATCATTAGAGAAGAATTACACAATAAATTAAAAAATTTTTTTTGTGTAAAGGATATTCATTCAGAATATGGAATGACAGAATTACTTTCTCAAGCATATGCAAAAAAAAACGGGATATTTCAATGTCCTCCTTGGATGAAAATATATATAAGAGATCCTGAAGATCCTTTTATACATATAGATAATAATAAAATAGGAGGGATTGATATTATAGATTTATCAAATTATTTATCTTGTCCTTTTATTTCTACCCAAGATTTGGGGAAAAAAATAAATGAAAATGAATTCGAAGTATTAGGAAGAATGGATTTTTCAGATATGCGAGGATGTAATATCATGACCCCCCATTTTCTAGAAAGCTAA
- a CDS encoding inorganic phosphate transporter, with product MKLFYPSIIVVLFFLSIFDLIVGLINDAVNFLNSAIGSRVASRRTIMIFASLGILLGAFLSSGMMEVARKGVFDPSYFYFSDIIFIFLSVMISDIILLDIFNTLGLPTSTTVSMVFCLLGAAFSIAMIKMTSPLNNEPFHHLTLYIKAEKTFTISLGIFLSIIISFTSGAFIHYFIRLLFSFEYESRLKYVGVIWSAISLSSMTYFLIVRGLHSTLQGFIDDNLTGFSLLIQHFIKWIHHNFFIFLLILFSTWTIIAKIFVYLGYNILKFVVLYGTFSLAMAFAGNDLVNFIGIPIASIQSYNIWKESGSPPAEKFNMKSLSGNVQVPSSVLIFSGMIMIFTLWFSKKTKNITSTEINLSRQNEGPEKFLSNSFSRGIVRFFLYLGNHFFKFFPKRLLVKIEKNFKQKKIQKEESVAFDLVRASANLTISSILISIATVQKLPLSTTFVTFMVSMGTSLSDRAWDRESAVYRVSGVLKVIRGWFLTGLIAFTMAGITAAVLYFFKIWALSFLIFLILFVFYRSYKNYNKMQDQKIEEKPFFGIVNLTLEATLDKTFDILKPTLEYIESIYKNSIEGITQENLKILKESRNNFLKVKDNFTNIHNSLIKVIRKTKNHEPIAGILYLHIYNKTKEIIESSDIITNHTLFHVINSHKPLKYQQKKNLLTLERFMIEHFNIIKRIITDRNFKKIQFPCSIQNQIIKKIEEQMNQQVRGIIHNKYGTKNTFLMLDLLLQSKKITESIEEIILLYHDASSHISSKKDASFLAF from the coding sequence ATGAAACTTTTTTATCCCTCAATTATAGTGGTTCTTTTTTTCTTATCTATATTTGATCTTATTGTTGGTTTAATTAATGATGCCGTTAATTTTCTAAATTCTGCTATTGGGTCTCGAGTCGCTTCTCGTAGAACTATCATGATTTTTGCTAGTTTAGGTATTTTATTAGGAGCTTTTTTATCTAGTGGAATGATGGAAGTCGCAAGAAAAGGAGTTTTTGACCCCTCTTATTTTTATTTTTCAGATATTATTTTTATTTTTTTATCGGTAATGATATCCGATATTATTTTACTGGATATTTTTAACACTTTAGGATTGCCCACTTCAACTACAGTATCTATGGTTTTTTGTTTATTAGGAGCGGCTTTCAGTATCGCTATGATAAAAATGACATCTCCATTGAATAATGAACCCTTTCATCATTTAACTCTATACATTAAAGCGGAAAAAACATTCACCATTAGTCTAGGTATTTTTTTATCTATTATCATTTCTTTTACTTCCGGTGCTTTTATTCACTATTTCATTCGTCTTTTATTTAGTTTTGAATATGAAAGTAGATTAAAATATGTAGGGGTAATATGGAGTGCCATTTCATTGAGTAGTATGACTTATTTTCTTATTGTAAGAGGATTGCATAGTACTTTACAGGGGTTTATTGATGACAATTTAACAGGGTTTTCCTTATTGATTCAACATTTCATAAAATGGATTCACCATAATTTTTTTATCTTTTTGCTTATTTTATTTTCAACGTGGACTATTATAGCAAAGATCTTTGTTTATTTGGGATATAATATATTAAAATTTGTCGTATTATATGGGACTTTTTCTTTAGCTATGGCTTTTGCAGGAAATGATTTAGTAAATTTTATCGGGATTCCTATAGCTAGTATACAGTCTTATAATATATGGAAAGAATCGGGTAGTCCACCTGCTGAAAAATTCAATATGAAAAGTTTATCTGGAAATGTACAGGTTCCATCTTCTGTTTTAATTTTTTCAGGAATGATTATGATATTCACTCTTTGGTTTTCTAAGAAAACGAAAAATATCACGAGTACAGAAATTAATTTAAGTAGACAAAATGAAGGACCGGAAAAATTTTTATCCAATTCTTTCTCTAGAGGGATTGTTCGATTTTTTTTATATTTAGGAAATCATTTTTTTAAATTCTTTCCTAAAAGACTTCTGGTTAAAATCGAAAAAAACTTTAAGCAAAAAAAAATACAAAAAGAAGAAAGCGTTGCTTTTGATTTAGTTAGAGCTTCTGCAAATTTAACTATATCAAGTATCTTGATATCTATAGCCACAGTTCAAAAACTGCCGTTATCTACCACTTTTGTTACTTTTATGGTATCTATGGGGACATCTCTTTCAGATAGAGCCTGGGACAGAGAAAGTGCTGTTTATAGAGTTTCAGGGGTATTAAAAGTCATAAGAGGATGGTTCTTAACTGGTTTAATCGCCTTTACTATGGCAGGGATCACGGCTGCTGTTTTATACTTTTTTAAAATATGGGCTTTATCCTTTCTTATTTTTTTGATTTTATTTGTTTTTTATAGAAGTTATAAAAACTATAATAAAATGCAAGATCAAAAAATAGAAGAAAAACCGTTTTTTGGTATAGTAAATCTAACTTTAGAAGCCACTTTAGACAAAACCTTCGATATTCTAAAACCAACACTTGAATATATTGAAAGTATTTACAAAAATAGTATAGAAGGAATCACTCAGGAAAATTTAAAAATTCTTAAAGAGAGTAGAAATAATTTTTTAAAAGTAAAAGATAATTTTACTAATATACATAACTCTCTTATTAAAGTAATTAGAAAAACGAAAAATCATGAACCGATTGCTGGAATCCTTTATCTGCATATATACAACAAAACTAAAGAAATTATTGAATCTTCAGATATCATTACGAATCATACATTGTTTCATGTAATCAATAGTCATAAACCTTTAAAATATCAGCAAAAGAAAAATTTGCTAACGCTTGAGCGTTTTATGATTGAACATTTCAACATTATAAAAAGAATAATAACAGACAGAAATTTTAAAAAAATTCAATTTCCTTGTTCTATACAAAATCAAATTATAAAAAAAATTGAAGAGCAAATGAATCAACAAGTAAGGGGGATTATACATAATAAATATGGAACAAAAAATACTTTTTTGATGTTAGATCTTCTTTTACAATCAAAAAAAATCACGGAAAGTATAGAAGAAATCATTCTATTGTATCACGATGCATCATCCCATATTTCATCCAAAAAAGACGCATCTTTTTTAGCTTTCTAG
- the ruvA gene encoding Holliday junction branch migration protein RuvA — MITHLRGKLVEKNQSYLIIDCHGVGYHIHISSYTYSSSSLLEKEGKNIFIYTYLFIKENQHVLYGFSDKKERQIFSHLISVNGIGPSSAIMLLSSLTPYEIEKSISKEDIKMLNKVKGIGTKIAKRIIIELKDKIEIIPRKGKNIKKLLENTPYLIKKEALSALSVLGFSPQESKTVLDDILDENPEFSLENLIKESLKKIVKS, encoded by the coding sequence GTGATAACACACTTAAGAGGAAAGTTAGTAGAAAAAAATCAATCTTATTTAATCATAGATTGTCATGGGGTCGGATATCATATTCATATATCCTCATATACCTATTCTTCTTCTTCTTTATTAGAAAAAGAAGGTAAAAATATTTTCATATATACTTATCTGTTTATAAAAGAAAATCAACATGTTTTGTATGGTTTTTCTGATAAAAAAGAAAGACAAATATTTTCTCATTTGATATCCGTGAATGGAATAGGGCCAAGTTCTGCTATCATGTTATTATCTTCTCTTACTCCATATGAAATAGAAAAATCTATATCTAAAGAAGATATAAAAATGTTGAACAAAGTTAAAGGAATTGGGACAAAAATAGCTAAAAGAATTATTATTGAACTAAAAGATAAAATTGAAATTATTCCTAGAAAAGGAAAAAACATAAAAAAACTATTGGAAAATACGCCTTATTTAATAAAAAAAGAAGCTTTAAGCGCTTTGAGTGTGCTGGGATTTTCTCCTCAAGAGTCTAAAACCGTTTTGGATGATATTTTAGATGAAAATCCAGAATTTTCTTTAGAAAATCTCATTAAAGAATCTTTAAAAAAAATTGTAAAATCATAA